A genomic window from Antedon mediterranea chromosome 4, ecAntMedi1.1, whole genome shotgun sequence includes:
- the LOC140047498 gene encoding PACRG-like protein, whose protein sequence is MSSFGPPRSTSGSKARPTNAKSGSQDKTGAAGDIRGGRAASGNSSSGPRHRPSPVKPSQKLNPKTVNPFADAKTPKSAFASVYTNGGIPCRLSHGSVKHKLQWSTDPNMLSFDPLLITLAEGLQEFKHPYMFVAQTGFKELLQVPDAQVKAMPVLPRLIPPIRSALASTHDCVFEGALNALVQLSNVVGDAMIPHLKSLLTHLSKKVMNKLWKEKVVRALNDIEMACGAESVLVIKSKIPTYS, encoded by the exons atgTCCTCATTTGGACCACCAAGGTCAACTTCTGGTAGTAAAGCTAGGCCAACAAATGCAAAATCTGGCAGCCAAGATAAAACTGGAGCAGCCGGGGATATTCGTGGTGGTCGGGCTGCTAGTGGTAATAGTAGTAGTGGGCCTAGGCATAGACCGTCTCCTGTAAAACCGTCTCAGAAGTTGAACCCCAAAACAGTAAATCCT tttgCAGATGCAAAAACTCCAAAATCAGCATTTGCAAGTGTGTACACCAATGGTGGAATTCCTTGCAG GTTGAGTCATGGTTCTGTTAAACATAAGTTACAATGGAGTACAGATCCAAATATGTTATCATTTGATCCTCTCCTTATTACACTAGCTGAG GGTCTTCAAGAGTTTAAGCATCCATACATGTTTGTGGCTCAGACTGGCTTTAAAGAACTGCTGCAAGTACCTGATGCTCAAGTTAAAGCCATGCCTGTACTGCCTAGGCTTATTCCTCCAATAAGAAGCGCTCTG GCTTCTACACATGATTGTGTGTTTGAGGGCGCTCTCAATGCTCTGGTTCAACTTAGTAATGTTGTCGGAGATGCCATGATTCCACATCTTAAGTCTTTATTAACACAT CTCTCCAAGAAAGTCATGAATAAATTATGGAAAGAGAAAGTTGTTAGAGCATTAAACGACATCGAGATGGCGTGTGGAGCT gAAAGTGTGTTGGTTATAAAGTCAAAAATTCCAACATATTCTTAG